The DNA segment GTGGAATTGCTCCTGCGAGCTGATCGCTCTGAAGGCTTGGCTGGAGAGCATATCCTACACGGCTCTGGTGGGAGAGGTGGTGTGCGAGACGCCGTTCAGGCTCCACGGTAGGGACCTGGATGAGGTGTCGAAGCAGGAACTCTGCCCAAGAAGGCCCCTGGAAGAAACAAACAGGCCTGCACCCCCTAGCAGCACCAATGGATATTACCAGACCATACCTAGTGCGGTCACCGCCTCCGCCACCTCCTCGGCTGTTAGGTACTCCACCAGGCCTACCAAGAGCACATGGCGATTTAACAAAACTAGGGGAAAGCCCACTCCCCGAATATCAATCCCCATCATCGCTATTCAGACCAAATCTCCTGTGCCTTTGGACTGCCCCTCTGCCTGTACGTGCAACCTGCAGATAGCTGAGATCGGGCTGACCGTCAACTGCCAAGAGAGAAAAATTGAAAGCATTTCTGATCTGAAACCCAAGCCATACAatcctaaaaaaatatttctcacTGGAAATTACATCCCTGTTGTGCGGAGATCAGATTTCGTGGACGCCGTTGGATTGGATTTGCTTCACCTGGGGAACAACAGGATAAGTCTGATCCACGACCGGGCTTTTGGGGATTTAACCATGCTGCGTAGGCTGTATTTAAACGGTAATCTCATGGACAGGCTTACAGGAGAGATGTTTTTTGGTTTGCAGAACTTGCAGTATCTTTATTTAGAGTACAACAAAATCAAGGAGGTCGAAGCGGGCACGTTCCGCTACCTCCCCAATCTCCAGCTGCTTTTCCTCAACAACAACCTCCTGAAAACCTTACCCGTGGGCATCTTTTCCAGCCTCACCCTGTCTAGGCTTAACCTGCGCAGCAACAGCTTCCAAAACCTGCCTGTGAGTGGCGTTTTAGATCAACTCAAAGTTCTGGTGCAGATAGATctgtttgagaacccctgggaCTGCTCCTGCGACATCGTGGGAATGAAGATAtggctggagcagctcagcGCGGGCACCATGGTGAACGAGGTCATGTGCGAGACGCCGAGGCGCCATACGGGAACGGACGTGTGCACTATCCAGTCGGAGCAGCTCTGCCCGGACTACTATGACGCTTACGTCTCGCCAACGCCCCCTACGGAGGAGCCCATGGACGACCGTGTTGTGACCACGGATGCCCCGCAGAAGTTCAACAACCCCAGCAGCACcgtccccctctctgtcctcatCCTCAGCCTCCTGCTCGTTTTCATCATGTCCGTCTTTGTGGCCGCAGGGCTCTTCGTTGTGGTGATGAAAAAGCGCAAAAAGTCCCAGAGCGACCGCACTAGCACCAACAACTCAGACGTCAGCTCTTTTAACTTGCAGTACAGCCTCTACAGCAACCGCTCCGGCCCAAAAGTGAAGGCCCCAGTCGGGCACGTCTACGAGTACATCCCCCATCCCATGGGGCACATGTGCAAAAACCCCATTTACAGGTCACGAGAAGGCAACACAGTGGAGGATTACCGTGACCTCCATGAGCTCAAGGTGACGTACAGGAGTACCCCGGATGACGAGAGGGATAGCAGTACGATGAGGAGCCCTACGTACAGCGTTAGCACCATCGAGCCACGTGAGAACCCCTCCCCTGTCCCGGATGCAGACCATTTCTTCAGAGCCATCCTTGATCACGATAAGCAGCCCCAACATCCTTCAATCCCGTCCATCCCGGCAGGCGCCAATttagagtacaagtacacaggGCCTGTGTCGTACACGTACAACCCAAATTTTGATGTCAGACGTCAATTCTTGCACCCGGAGAGGATAAGAGAAACAGTGCTCTATGGCACGGCGCCCAGTACTGTTTATGTCGAGCCCAACAGAAACGAGTACTTGGAGCTAAAAGCTAAACTGCAGTCCGAGCCCGATTACCTCGAAGTTCTTGAGAAACAGACCACCTTTAGCCAGTTCTGAGCAACAGAATCAGTAATGTAATGAAGCGTTTTCTCTCTTGACCCTTCTTGAAACACTTTATAGGGTGCCTTGGTTGGCACAGCAAGCAAAAGGAGTTTAAACGGGGTGTGCCGAACAATCTTATTCTTATTTCTGAAACATGACATTACAGGAATGGATACAGCTTTCTGAAACACGGATGAACAAAAATTGCTTAACTGATGATGCAAAATCTATTTTTCTATGGTGAAGATCGAAtaacacacaaaaatgtaagTGTACAGGTAAATCTTACCCAACTTCATTTTCAGGAATATAACCATACATAAGGTATATTGTGaatcagaaaaagaaatgtttataAAAATCACTCCCGGACAAAAACACTGTACAGCAGATCATCGAAACTGTGTAGGACTATTTTCTGCTGTAGTCTGTAAAGTAAGTATTTATTGATATAATCTGCCATGTCTTTTCAAAACTTTTTGATTCTACATCAATATTACCTGTGTCATCATTACTCCATGATCCTCTGGAAAAAAAGGCTTATGTTTGTAGTTTCATTTACTGTAGCTCTGCATTGTAAAagtggctctttttttttttggaaagtggCACACCcccaatgttaaaaaaaaaaaagactgcgtcatttgaagaagatgaagaaaaaaaaagtgtctttgtATGCTTTCTGCACTTTTTGGAATTGGAAGGCGGGTTAGCCTTCAATGAGCTCTCATAAAGgagattattatattaaaaatggATATGGGTATTCATTCTTAATATGTAGAACAAAATTCATAAATGATATTTGAAGTATTAATTCTGTTGTGTAATACTGATATTTTAATCAATGTAACACCTATTTTTATACGAGCGTTCGCAGATTCTCTATCCCTTATCGACTTTATTTGTTTCGATTGCTTTGCACTTATTGCACTATATTGACCAAACTATGTTATTGTCATCAAATAAACATGATGTCAGGTTCATATAATGTGCTTATGAGGAAAATTAAGGCTGGTTGGTTATGATGTGAAGGAGGCCATTTGGGTTTGGTCCAATATGTTTTAACATTCAGAAATTGGAGTACTTGAAAAGAAGGCTAAAAGGGATTTTGAAATCAAAATGGCAATCCATTGGCTGGTAAGAATTGGCCACCTTGTGGACTCAATCAAAGCAGATAAAGATATATAGTGTATGTGCCTCACTCTAAGGGGCAGCTAGTGTCTCAGTTAGTTTTGGAATCAATGGGTTTCAATCAATGAGCATTATCTGAGGATGTCCCTTTGCAATTACGCCACGACAACGGCGTCCACTTTGCCGCCTTGCAACCCATGTTATGATCATTTATATATTGGAGTTGAAATTAAATGCTGTTTTAGCAATCTGACACAGTCATTGGGTATGAACTTTGACACTGATTGAAACTGCTGGATTAAGGGGTTCTCTTTCTttctaatctttttttaattggttTCATAAGTGAACATCTTTCAAGGATATTACGAGAATATGTTGAAAAcgctgcatgttttttttaatcttttaagcgcttgttttgatttttgttaaagtccaactgaaatcacATCAAGTCtttttgttgtcaaaaaaatgttttttctttttttaatgtattgttAATAGTTTCTTATTattaaaaaaggaagaaaaaaggtATTTTTGGGGGAAATATCACAAATGCTCCTTTTCGTCTCAGCTGCCTTGAGAGGAATGTCTTTGTTTGACtgacagtagggctgcaactaatgattgttttcatattcgattaatctgattattttcttgattaatcgattagttgtttggtctctaaaatgtcagaaaattgtgtcaatcagtgtttccaaaaagcccaagatgacgtcctaaaatgtcttgttttgtgcacagctcaaagatattcagtttactgtcacagaggagtaaagaaaccagaaaatattcacatttaaatagcTGGAATCAGACAATTTGGACTttgttttccttaaaaaaaatgctcaatccaataaattatcaaaatagttggtgattaattcaatagttgacagctaatcgGTTATTCGTTGCAGCTCCACCTTAGGGAATCAGACACACAAGCATGCCCTGTAAGCCTACGTATCACGGGCAGACAGCGTGTTGTTACTAGTATTAAAAAGAGTAGGAACCACACCAGCATCTaaatggagtggtgtgacatttGCAGGTACGTTTACATGCTGTTTAAActgctgcagctgagcagcTAATTAGCTAATCTCCCCCCAGTGAATGTTCGTTTGGTGGCTCGGTGCAGGACATGACGTGTGTTCATGTTTGGATAAGAGGGAGACTTTAGCCTGAAAGCTAACGTGGGTTGTTGTAGCTCTTGTGTTGTGTAGCAGTTGTAATTAATTCATCTTTGCAGACGAAATTAATGCCAAACAAGGGGTCGCCATCATGAcaccaaaaaatatatatgttgtagcagacaaaaagaaaagcattttcatttcagttggactttaagTTACTCTTCACTTGACCCACTTAAATCCAATATGCAAAGCAGGCCTATAAAAATGCAAAGGATGCACTGTGCCACCATTTTCAGCGTGCAGCGAGCGTTTAGGAATTCAATGTTCCCGAACTGAGACAGGCAGGGATCTCTCTGGAGAGGCCACGTCAGTGTTAATCTGCCCCCCTTGTTTCCTGAATTATTTGGATTAATGCGAATTTATAATAAGATCTGCTAAAATAAGTGTATTTTTCAGTCATTTGCTGTAATATCAGCGAGGTGCCAGCTGCCTtttttgcacacaaaaaaaacaaaaaactggaAAATGAAACGAGGCCTGCTCAGGGTCCTTCTTTTGTTGGAGCCCAGAATGAGAACAGAAGGCACCATTTGGGAGATGAGGAGTCCTGGAAGCGAGTGTAACTGTGGATGTGTCATACATGTAGCAGGGGGATGTGATTCATAGCCAAGAAATGTGTGCGGTCGCCCAGCATTGGTGGCCTATGGGATGGCACAGTGTCCGCAGCTTTTGACatggatttttatttattttttctgatgccaatatggaaaaaaaaaaacattcatggtTTATTGTGGTGCAACAAGAAATGAACCTAAACAAACCTGATTTGTGCATttttaaaatagggctgtctatggattagaatatttaatcgtgattaatctgttcaaaatgtaccttaaagggagatttgtcaagtatttctgactcttatcaacatgggagtggacaaatatgcttgttttttgcaaatgtatgtatatatttcttataggaaatcaattaccaacacaaaacaatgacaaatattgtccagaaaccctcataggtactgcatttagcataaaaaaatatgctcaaatcataacaacagcagctgtcagtgtgtcagtgtgctgacttgactatgacttgccccaaactgcatgtgattatcataaagagggcatgtctgtaaaggggagactcgtgggtacccatagaacccatttacattcatataccttgaggtcagaggtcaagggacccctgtgaaaatggccatgccagtgtttcctcaccaaaatttagcataagtttggtgCATTATTTACTCCTTTgcaaaaagctagtatgacgtggttggtcccaatggattccttaggttttctagattcatatgatgccagtatcttcattctagctttaaaactgagcctgctacaacctcagaaatatcgattaatgtgttaaagaaattagtggcgttaaaacgattctgtgttaaggcgttattatcattgacagccctagtttaaaatGTTTCAGGATGCTCACAGAACtccagagagggaaaaaaaaatattgagaaCAATTATATAATCACTGAATCATGCATTCCAAATGGGTTTGTTgttactgtatctgtgtgtatgtatattcCACCCACCCAAACTCCCAGTGTGGATGTTTATCACTGTTCTGTTATGACCCAGCACCCTGTCCCAGAGTAATGGGTGCACTGAGCATCCAACTGCAGGAGGCTGTAATGTGTGTGCCGGTTGTCTTGCCAGTTGAAATAATGCATTTAATCAGCCAATGGGCTCTTTAGGTCTTAACACAAATGGAGGCATCAAGGAAGGGCAACGAGTTTTATTATGCCTCAGCCTTTCATAAGCTTTGTAGCTCTCTTCCAATCAGCTGTGATGCCATGAAGTCTGCAGTTAAAATCATCCCCAAAAAAAGAGTGAGATTTCTGCAAGCAACATCTGTATTCAGAAAAGGAAAAGAGATGAAATATCTCTCCGTGTGTTGCCTCATGCTACACAAGAGCCCCCCTGATTTACGGCTAAACCTATTGTGCAGAGTCTGACAGAGTTGGGCTGATGCAAGGCGAGGCGTGATGTATGTGCAGATGTAGCTGTCACAGAAGTCTCACTCTCTGCTCAATGCGAGCGGCGAGTTCAGAAGACGGCGTCTAAGTTTGTTCTTGGCTCGGAGCTCTGCAGCACAACTCGGATAAAGAGGTGGGAGAGACAGTGACGGGCAGTTTGTGCTTCCAATATTCTCTCACACGTTCTGCTTTCGCACCATTTGAGAGTTAATGTGGAATTGTACAACGCGCGAAAGCCCCGTCCAAGCTGCACGGAGAAGTGTTGGCTCATCACTCGGctattttcagtttttcaacTCGGAGGCGGCCATTTTCTGACAGTGACACTGGAAATAGCAGGCTAATTAAGCATTTTGCTGGATTGGGTTGAGCAGCTATTTGCTAAAAATTGAACTTCGTCGCTCATCAGATGGTGCTGGCAGATTTGGGTGTTTATGGTAAATAAAAACAGCTTGACGCTACACATACAGAGGGCTGGATAACGCTGATAAGAGGACCCATAATGTGTGTCGTGTAGCCTTTAAGTCCTAATCAGGTACAGCTCAAACTGCTCAGTTAGTTTGTGGTAATTTTATGTCATATATACTGATATATTTAAGGCATTCCCTGTATAAAACAAAGCCTCAAGATTAAGTAGTGCCACCTTAAGGCCCTTATCTTTTCAGGTAACATTGGGATTTGGTGGTGCATATTATTACCACAAAGTACCAAACAGACACTGGATCTCTGGTCAGTTAATGCCAAGTTGATAATCCAGCCTTGCACATGCTCAGTTTTAAGTCTTCAGAGTGGTTTGACGAGATGTTTTATGTGCCGTTATGTAAAATAGGGAAAAATATGAGTTTAGTATGCATAATTTGCCCAAAAAACTACTGTTAAATCCTATTATTTgatctattttttcttttttttgtaaggtTATGTTTCATTTATTGAGTGTTATGTGTCTAATTTTAACAATTTTAACATTATGGTATGTCAATGCCTGTTTAGGTGACTAAAGTGGCAGTATCAAACATGAGGTAACCAGAATCAGGGACAGagccaagaaaaaaaagtggtgcattaaatacacaaacaaaggGCGATGCATGACTACTACATCTACTCAATCGCCTTAATATCAAAGCAAAGTCAGAtaatatttgaacacaaacaatatTCCAGTACATGGGAGCTGAGTCATAAAGTGAACACAaaggtatgaacctgaaaattctTAAACCTGAAGAATGACTCACTTTTTAGACGCACTGGATGAAACAAGGGAACATCTCTGGATGGTAGCAGAGAAATGTTCTTCCTCCTCCCATCCTATAGAGGAGCACGGAATGAGCTCACCTATGCTTAGCTGTCTCTAAACAGCACAGGTGAGCTCATCATGATgaaggaggagaacagaggCGAGGTAATAAGTTGTGTTTTAGTTGATATTTGTCATAAATTTAAAGTAAtgttttcaagcaaaaatgcctaATATTTGCTTTTGAAATTTGCTCCTTTTCTTTGTCTATGATTGTTAATTTAGCATATTTTTGGAGAAAACTaagagagaaaataatctgcagattaaagaggacctatcatgcttattttcaggtgcatacttgtatttggggtttctactagaacatatttacatgctttaatgttcaaaagacattttatttttgctgcagcacctcttttcaccctctgtctgaaacgctctgtttgagctccgccccctcctgaaaagcccagtctgctctgattggtcagctggcccactctgttgtggttggtcaaccgaaccaaactcttcggactccgctctaactagctttgctTGAGGGCGTTCCAAACTAGCCGCTTAGGCAGGtaatatgcaaatgtgttacatggtgacatcaccatgttatggaagaaaaggcgggacttcaatcaaggcgtttcaggcagttcaggagcagagtttctCCCTTTGGCATTGACTTttgactttgtaactttgcagaccttttacatgcacaaaaacactatttaacacactaaaggaaagggaaaaagcatcaaaggtcctctttaaatgatATGAAAATAAGTGTTAGTTGCGGCTCTAAATGTAAATTTAGCATATTGTGATTGACAACTTAACTGACACTGTCTAAAGTGCAAATAATTACTTGCAAGTAATTACCTTTTTAACCTGTCTTGGACTGTTCCACCCGGCATGGCAACAATAAATGATAATTAGGCTAATATGTGGCTGCCCTCTGTATACCAAGACAGATAGAGGGGGTGGACGTATTCCATATGCTCAAGCGTCGCCTCACCTACCCCCCCCCCTTGGAGATGCCTCGCCCTCAGCGCAGCCTCATTGCGTGCCTGCCACCCAGTCTCCACGATGATGTGAGCAATTGAGTTCAAGGAGATCTGGGTAATTGAGAGGGCAGGGATGGCATCTGACAGGCACCGATGGCTCCAATGATTACTTTAATCAGAGTGCTTAATGGAATTCCTTCAGGCATGTAGAAATGCTCAAATGTTCATCAGCACTCAACCAAGTTTTGCCCTCACAACCACCTCCTCTCTTACCCCACGTTGCCATAATTACAGATCGGTTTTTCCTCCCTGCTTCCAGTTTCTGCTCGGCAGCAGGTTGTGTAAAATCCAAAATCATTACGTGAGGTCGTCGCGTTGTTTTGTGGTCAGAAAAATGCATTATGTATGAAGTGTTGTTATCGTGAAATGTCACGGCAAACCTGttaacatttaaagggacagtcaAGGACTCAATTATGGTAAAATCCGATTAGCACGTACTCACATAAATAGAAGGCACTCGAGGTTTATGAATAATGAGCGTATTTCCAATCAAGGCGAAGACATGTTTAGCTTTTATTTGTGCAGGGGAAAATGATTCATTCTGATCTTAGTGCCTATTAGCTTCTGCAGGCTGCTCCACCATTTACTTTACTATTCATGATGAACTTTCTGGTGTCGTCAGCCTCTCAGTTTAACACTCCCACTGTCCAGCCTGTGCTGAGTTAACTTCAAGGAATAATCCAAAAAGCGCAGTCTGGATCCAGACTTTAATGCCATCTGCAGAATAAACATGCCTACTGGGCTGCCTggcttttattctatttatttaattggtgtgaggacattttcccctCTTTTGATGCACATGCTGACGCTTAATATGAGAGCGAATTGAATTTAAATCTGGAAATTGTCTGGGTATATcttgtttgcatgtttttttttatctcttgaATCCagtttctcattattttctatacgtttttcattcatttgtgttatttttataaaaaaaaatgctttttgttcttgacatgaaatgaaaaaaacttGTTAATTATGAAGATTATCAGAAGTTTTTCATGTGTTGATTTGTACTCCAACTTTTGATCCTCCATCAGCAGTGATGCAAAATGCTCTACTTCCATTTAAATATGGTATTATGTCCACTTCTACATATAGAACATGTAATTATCTAAGGGAAAAAGAGCCCCTTGCCCCCTAAAGTAGCTGATTACCTCCTtgatttacattcatatatgGGAATAATGGAAATCTCAAGAACCTGTTATCCCGCCGTTGGCATTACcgggattttttttccccaaccgTCCAATCTGAATTGTAGAAAATGAAGTTAATATGGAGATGGAATACAAAATGGATACCAATTATTCTGTGAGCTATGAATGTCATATGTACAATACTATAATCAGGATGAGCTGACATGGTTGGATACTCAGGAGATGTGTGATCAAAGCTTTCAAAGAGGTATTTGTATGTCAGTGACTTTGTGGAAGAAGAGAGATAATATGTtgcttcatctttttttttgtcatggttTTGCTTTCCATCGTCCCCCCTCCTCCTTTACCCCGCTCTCTCTTATCCCTGCTCCCGCTGGGCAGCCTGGTTGTATTCATCAGGCCTcccgttttgtttgtttgtttatggcGACTGCACCCGTTGATCCGGAGCCGCAGTAACCCTGTCGTTTGATAAATGGCGAGCATAGCATTACTGACTCCCCAGCCGAGCCCGGCGAACGCccggccaaaaaaacaacaggtttgATGTATGGCTTCCTTCAGAGTGTCAAGTCATTTAACTAGAGCCCCCGTCCAGGCAACGGCGCTCCTATGTATGCAAGCGCGGGCGTTGGAATCCTGCCCCGCCTCGTGTGCGTCatcacatttcagagagaaaagaggttTGCATGAAAAAGTTTGCAGGTTATTGTCGTGCGAGTGCGAGCGACAGCTGAGGTCGAGTCGGATAGCGTGTACTGTCAGGACTGAAGGGCTAAAGAAGATGTTTCTGTGTCCGGTATGGTTGCTTGAGATGTTACAGATATTAAAGGGGCATTCTGGAGATTTAGTGTAGCATTTCCATGTTAGGGACTTGCATGAGGCACATTTAAACAGAACCTAGTacgctttttctctttcctttagtgtgttatatagttttttgtgcatgtaaaaggtctgcaaagctaCAAAGTCCACGACTGAAACGCCtcacttgaagtcccgccttttcttctgcaatgtagtgatgtcaccaagtaacacatttgcataatacccgcCTAGCGGCTAGTACGGCACACCCTGAAACAAacctagttagagtggagccgGAGCAGAGTCCCAAGagtcggttgaccaatcacaacagagaggGCCAGTTCACCAATCAGAGCAgcgttttttaaacattaaagcatgacaCAATGTGTCTACTAAATATTATTTTGAATtgatttttgtgtattttttttcaatgactAAATTATATTGGTatatctttttttgtaatgagtGAAGAAAGAGTTTCCCTTTGGGTGTGTTTTATCTCTCTTGAATCCAGTTTCTAATTATTTTCTAAACGTTTTTCAttcatgaaaaaatgtctgcaaagttacaacgtcccgccttttcttctgtaacatggtgatgtcaccatgtaacacatttgcattatgCCTGACTATAGCGGCTAGTtcggcacgccctcaaacaaagctagttagagcgaagctggagcggagtccaaagagtttggttcagttgaccaatcacaacagagtgggccagttgaccaatcagagcagactgggctcttaaagagacaggtgctaaattggagtgtttcagacaaaaGTGgtaatacaggtatattcagacagacagtatgagaaatataatgtgtttttttaacataaaatcatgtaaatatgttcaagcaaaaaccccaaatacaagtatgcacctgaaaatgagaataatagatcctctttaaacAAGTATGGTCAAAATTGAGGCAGAGATATCTCAAATTTTCAGGTGTCAAAAAGACTgaatcctacacttcccataatgcaactctaTAGCGTTTTGCATTACACTTTGCCTCGTCCATGTCTTTCAAACTCCATGCCCCCAGTTTTTAAGGCAGGCTTTCTCTGTAGTCAAAATATACTGATCTGAAGTTGCGTGTTCTATAAATCAATATATCAATCTGCCCAGTAATAACAAACATAATGACTTGTTTACCACAGCTCTCTTTAAATGACTCCACGCTGTCCAATACCATTTAAAGCACTGTATGGCATATTGTTTGACCTACAGGTTTGCTCAATCCCcttcaaaaaagaaaatgtgtttacatAGTGTGAGTTTGGTTCGCAATTAGACGCCCTATTGTTATTGGTAAAATTGGTTTCTCTggaggtgcgtgtgtgtttctAAGACTGATGGTTTGAAAGAGCCAGATAAGGCCCGCGTGTGGGCGGCCTGTGCACGTCTTTGTGGGTCCGTCTCTGCAGCAGTGCACCCTGTGCATATAACAGGTTTCTGAATTACTGTAAAAATCCACTCGTtagctctctttctttctcctctctctgtatctcctGCTCCCTTTCTCTCCTGTCCCCATTTTGTTTCTATCACACAGTGGCTTTTGGTGAGGAGTCTGCAGAAACCTTGCTAAAGGAATTAGACTGCGCGCTGGGAGATCGCTCAGATAATGAAATGGTGGGAGGTAGAAAAACTAATTTTCTCACTTGTGAGGGAGCGACATACTAATGTGGCTATTGAAAATACCACTGAATAGTACTGACGCGAAAAATATTTGAGTTCAGCTCGTGAGATATGGACTCGCTAAGAGGATAAAGTTCGGCGCTGCAGGGTTTTAACCATCCAAAATTGGACTTGTCATGATGGGAAAACTATTGTTTTGCAACTGTCCTCCTCCCAGAGCGCGGTGACTGACAGTTTGCTTGTGTTTGGACAATAGCAGGGCTGAAGTTGGCAGAGTGTGGGTGTGCTTGTTAAAAACTGGCTCCTGTGGAGGGGCTCTCAGAGCTCTCGCAGCAGTGTTGACGTCAGCTACTTGTGATGCTCTCGGTGCCGGACCTGCGAGTGTGTGTAGGCTACATGCGCGGAGAACAGAGTAATGAAGTTCATGAGGGTTGAATGGTGAGATTCAAAAACAAAGGAAATGATGCAATGTGCAGTTATTATTAATCATTACAAGTTAAGGCGGTTAGCTAT comes from the Sebastes fasciatus isolate fSebFas1 chromosome 24, fSebFas1.pri, whole genome shotgun sequence genome and includes:
- the slitrk5 gene encoding SLIT and NTRK-like protein 5 encodes the protein MHIWILKIILLIASSLRLVEMYDNYGEICRNLCTCEEKEGVLTVSCENRGIIRLTEISPVHFSVYHLLLTGNLLKKLSVNDFINYTGVTILHLGNNDISEIESGAFNGLQGLKRLHLNNNKIEVMRDDTFAGLETLEYLQIDYNYIINIEPSSLSKLHQLTVMILNDNLLSALPTNIFRNVPLTHLDLRGNRLKMFPYIGLLEHMDKVVELQLEENPWNCSCELIALKAWLESISYTALVGEVVCETPFRLHGRDLDEVSKQELCPRRPLEETNRPAPPSSTNGYYQTIPSAVTASATSSAVRYSTRPTKSTWRFNKTRGKPTPRISIPIIAIQTKSPVPLDCPSACTCNLQIAEIGLTVNCQERKIESISDLKPKPYNPKKIFLTGNYIPVVRRSDFVDAVGLDLLHLGNNRISLIHDRAFGDLTMLRRLYLNGNLMDRLTGEMFFGLQNLQYLYLEYNKIKEVEAGTFRYLPNLQLLFLNNNLLKTLPVGIFSSLTLSRLNLRSNSFQNLPVSGVLDQLKVLVQIDLFENPWDCSCDIVGMKIWLEQLSAGTMVNEVMCETPRRHTGTDVCTIQSEQLCPDYYDAYVSPTPPTEEPMDDRVVTTDAPQKFNNPSSTVPLSVLILSLLLVFIMSVFVAAGLFVVVMKKRKKSQSDRTSTNNSDVSSFNLQYSLYSNRSGPKVKAPVGHVYEYIPHPMGHMCKNPIYRSREGNTVEDYRDLHELKVTYRSTPDDERDSSTMRSPTYSVSTIEPRENPSPVPDADHFFRAILDHDKQPQHPSIPSIPAGANLEYKYTGPVSYTYNPNFDVRRQFLHPERIRETVLYGTAPSTVYVEPNRNEYLELKAKLQSEPDYLEVLEKQTTFSQF